From Debaryomyces hansenii CBS767 chromosome C complete sequence, a single genomic window includes:
- a CDS encoding DEHA2C17314p (weakly similar to uniprot|Q01389 Saccharomyces cerevisiae YJL095w BCK1 Mitogen-activated protein (MAP) kinase kinase kinase acting in the protein kinase C signaling pathwayy), with amino-acid sequence MYDDPESIANMGMPPSTQNRIASDGVIYSNQHMSGYMMHPNRNNEFIPHKDNSDNCIDERKLSLPYPSNDNFGTLLQDETSTPNKQNIQVTTNNSSSPIQSDHKDLKSFSFSEQNDSIQEFQVSPIKEDPPRLSRRAFDGFPRDEVSNENSRSARPYSPAPNSSGSDNSNAIGSIIGGYDYSKSSLELASKDNNNNFHNDRKSNTLIQRDDDPTGQFCSTNNPLQSNEVDINVKVHNRNSSESSTVSNTSTTSTITPSTISKGKRFVRYAMNTQSKSSMTNTSTKWHISNVLKWLDYYGFNSSWQETFRRNEISGNRFLELCNYEVDSMIWKQFSKYLVLDNENNSIERFIELLKGHLSTSEPVDDYNANKEYQMQSHSRKGSNESHLSPVLPNSTAENRKSVPIFHKRKSVSISAAYGSSSSNNNIASSGNQRPVSYVDIGSQKPSKDLQSHHKFFRKSKSSYSDIPQTYTGINNISIAPSNNQNISGHRKSNSRTSLSLNDDFIVDSNKIKYTGAPLLKTSSLQNFPTPNNEAIPATTYGRKSGLFSTLKKYSSDKAVGIVKQVQNTSSSSATKTSGINKSNSKNVVSPVSPVEFRELSLPKAKQNITQSNAEQESTNTTTMDDINTRSIAMSSDETLPSPLMNSSAKVINFNNNTYIDSIKKADLLDNLDEKYLPTLHDSFVDKKMILASKDNKHFTPINLTREEIRNIELIRNRVIQELELIDVGIITFHLTEFNSTEGIALKDDVLLDVIRTDILVKLFVNQELTSDTTTTFSTTSSDSKSFELIGENNDERSYPSTPQYLLQNARDPKVDYWNFKDTNNDKLSSISEINSTRAGRKSPSNPQFSMKLHLPENKKFSQDSKPPSLSINTTQIDNSSPSLSPNSSKLSDSHNSFKILRKEGREIDFDKRRKSPYESKAPKLIPNIYSSSVSNPSKSPISATTIATLKDENVESNHNKLSPSISSGSMDRDKSGSIVAKRIAPPPPLDRKSSVIGSHSLKKASISPSISTLSKTSSYSSRSPSGSERSMGSRKAFNKRKGSTSSKNSFVTDDSFAFRENDVSFDDVPTVQRDNNASSDDEDFFVKPIKNQKSNVNDDDNESDEDFFMKPIRSPDSEAPKETLKRRTLTDPISIKMNVRPPVEEVYRNLEKYFPNTNLDKPIIDDSPVSPVNKHQPSIEASNAIPMRKPTISRTFSNANMSPVHPKLDSGDEILYAENQEPTLSRRRMKTIRVVANEARKKRLERQNSPQAGRSLESSYCNTPNSGNFNSLNRTNTKLWGQKVVEVTSTEIEKGFVSKLKNGKHGEFEEFAWIKGELIGRGSFGAVYLALNVTTGEMLAVKQVIVPNDFQNGSPKVSEGIDALHKEVETMKDLDHLNIVQYLGFEQKKNIYSLFLEYVAGGSIASCMKSFGRFEEPLIKFIIKQVLLGLEYLHSNGILHRDLKADNLLLEIDGTCKISDFGISKKSKDIYVNNAEMSMQGTVFWMAPEVIDSIVADKKQGYSAKVDIWSLGCVVLEMFAGKRPWSNEAVVSAIYKIGKTKLAPPIPDDITHLISDEARSFIGRCFTIDPEERPTARDLLGDPFISNESKFSFETTRLAQMIKDNYKKYNI; translated from the coding sequence ATGTATGATGATCCTGAATCAATTGCCAATATGGGTATGCCACCATCAACCCAAAATAGAATAGCTTCGGACGGTGTAATTTATTCGAATCAGCATATGTCAGGTTATATGATGCATCCAAATCggaataatgaatttattccACATAAAGATAATCTGGATAACTGCATTGATGAACGAAAGTTGAGTCTACCTTATCCATCGAACGATAATTTTGGGACGTTACTACAAGATGAGACATCCACTCCGAATAAACAGAACATACAAGTGActacaaataattcatcatctcCTATACAATCTGATCACAAGGATCTCAAAAGTTTCAGCTTCTCCGAAcaaaatgattcaattcAAGAGTTTCAAGTTTCTCCCATAAAAGAAGACCCCCCTCGTCTATCTCGTCGTGCATTTGATGGATTTCCTAGAGACGAAGTGAGCAACGAAAACAGTAGATCTGCCCGTCCATATTCTCCGGCCCCGAATTCATCTGGAAGTGACAATTCAAATGCCATTGGACTGATTATAGGTGGTTATGATTATAGCAAGAGCTCTTTAGAATTAGCTTCAAaagacaataataataatttccaTAATGATAGGAAATCTAATACATTAATTCAAAGAGACGATGATCCTACTGGCCAATTTTGTCTGACCAATAATCCACTACAGTCTAATGAAGTTGATATCAATGTCAAAGTTCATAATAGAAATAGTTCAGAATCATCGACAGTTTCAAATACATCCACCACATCTACTATAACACCTTCTACGATTAGTAAAGGCAAGAGGTTTGTTAGGTATGCTATGAATACccaatcaaaatcatccaTGACTAATACATCTACAAAATGGCATATTCTGAATGTGCTAAAATGGCTTGATTATTACGGTTTTAATAGTTCTTGGCAAGAAACTTTTCGTAGGAATGAAATATCTGGTAATAGGTTTCTAGAACTATGTAATTATGAAGTGGACTCCATGATTTGGAAGCAATTCAGTAAATACTTGGTCttggataatgaaaataattcaattgaaagatttattgaattactTAAAGGACATCTTTCTACGTCGGAACCTGTGGATGACtataatgcaaataaagAGTATCAAATGCAATCGCATTCAAGAAAAGGCTCTAATGAATCTCATTTGTCTCCGGTTCTCCCTAATAGCACTGCAGAAAATCGAAAATCTGTACCCATTTTTCACAAGCGTAAATCTGTATCAATATCAGCAGCATATGGCTCGTCGTCGctgaataataatatagcATCATCTGGTAATCAGAGACCAGTATCATATGTGGATATAGGTTCCCAAAAACCAAGTAAGGATTTGCAATCACATCACAAATTCTTTCGGAAATCCAAATCGTCATATTCTGATATTCCTCAAACCTATACCGGtattaacaatatatcTATAGCACCTTCTAACAACCAAAATATAAGTGGTCATAGAAAATCTAACTCAAGGActtctttatcattaaatGATGACTTTATCGTTGActcaaataaaattaaatatactGGGGCACCCCTACTCAAAACATCTAGTTTGCAAAACTTTCCAACTCCAAATAATGAAGCTATTCCAGCAACTACATATGGTAGAAAGTCTGGTCTTTTTAGTACcttaaaaaaatatagTAGTGATAAGGCAGTGGGAATTGTTAAGCAGGTACAAAATacttcgtcatcatctGCGACCAAAACCAGTGGGATAAATAAAAGTAATAGTAAAAATGTTGTATCGCCTGTTAGTCCTGTGGAATTTCGGGAGCTTCTGTTACCTAAGGCTAAGCAAAATATTACTCAGTCTAATGCTGAACAAGAGAGTACAAACACCACCACCATGGACGACATAAATACTAGATCGATAGCTATGTCTAGTGACGAGACGTTGCCTTCTCCATTAATGAATTCGTCAGCTAAGGtgatcaatttcaataataatacttaTATAGATCTGATAAAGAAGGCAGATTTGCTTGATAATCTTGATGAAAAGTATTTGCCAACATTACATGATAGCTTTGTTGAtaaaaaaatgatattggcTAGCAAAGATAATAAACATTTCACGCCTATCAATTTGAcaagagaagaaatcagAAATATAGAATTAATCAGAAATAGGGtaattcaagaattagAACTAATTGATGTTGGAATTATTACCTTCCATTTGActgaatttaattcaacTGAAGGTATTGCTCTTAAGGATGATGTTTTATTGGATGTTATTCGTACAGATATACTTGTAAAGCTCTTCGTAAACCAAGAGCTTACTTCTGATACTACAACAACATTTTCAACTACATCTTCAGATTCGAAATCTTTTGAGCTAATCGGTGAAAACAATGATGAAAGAAGTTATCCAAGCACGCCACAATATCTCTTACAAAATGCAAGAGACCCTAAAGTAGATTATTGGAACTTTAAGGATACCAACAATGATAAGCTTTCCAGTATAAGTGAGATAAATTCCACTAGGGCTGGAAGAAAATCACCTTCGAATCCCCAATTTTCTATGAAGCTACATTTACCTGAGaataagaaattttcaCAAGATAGTAAACCACCATCATTACTGATAAACACAACTCAAATTGACAATAGTCTGCCATCTTTATCGCCTAATTCATCTAAATTGAGTGACAGTCACAACTCATTTAAGATTCTAAGGAAAGAAGGTCGTGAAATAGACTTCGATAAAAGAAGGAAATCCCCATATGAATCAAAAGCTCCAAAGTTGATACCAAATATTTACTCGTCATCGGTCTCCAATCCCTCAAAATCTCCAATTTCAGCAACTACAATAGCAACATTAAAGGATGAAAATGTAGAGAGCAATCACAATAAGTTATCTCCTAGCATATCATCTGGATCAATGGATAGGGACAAATCTGGTAGTATTGTAGCCAAAAGAATTGCTCCTCCGCCACCGCTTGACAGAAAGCTGAGTGTGATAGGATCCCATTCGTTAAAGAAAGCCTCAATACTGCCTTCCATTTCAACACTATCAAAAACTCTGTCTTATTCTAGTCGCTCGCCTAGTGGCAGTGAAAGGTCAATGGGTTCACGCAAGGCGttcaataaaagaaaaggaTCCACTTCAAGCAAAAATTCGTTCGTAACAGATGATTCGTTTGCATTTAGGGAAAACGATGTATCATTTGACGATGTTCCTACAGTACAAAGAGACAATAATGCTTcatctgatgatgaagattttttTGTTAAACCAATtaagaatcaaaaaagtaatgttaatgatgatgataatgaaagtGACGAAGATTTTTTCATGAAACCTATAAGGTCGCCTGATTCGGAGGCTCCAAAAGAGACCCTTAAACGGCGTACGTTAACGGATCCTATCTCgataaaaatgaatgtAAGACCTCCTGTGGAAGAAGTCTATAGGAATCTTGAGAAGTATTTCCCTAATACCAACTTAGATAAGCCAATCATAGATGATTCGCCCGTATCGCCTGTTAATAAACATCAACCATCTATTGAAGCATCAAATGCTATTCCTATGAGGAAACcaacaatttcaagaaCTTTCTCTAATGCAAATATGTCACCAGTCCATCCGAAATTAGATTCTGGAGATGAAATCTTGTATGCTGAAAATCAAGAACCTACATTAAGCCGCCGTCGTATGAAAACTATTCGTGTTGTAGCAAATGAAGCACGTAAAAAGAGGTTAGAAAGACAAAACTCACCACAAGCTGGTAGATCTCTAGAATCATCATATTGCAATACCCCCAATTCAGGTAATTTCAACTCATTAAATAGGACAAACACAAAACTATGGGGCCAAAAGGTTGTTGAAGTCACATCCACTGAGATTGAGAAAGGTTTTGTTagcaaattgaaaaatggaaagcACGgtgaattcgaagaatttgCTTGGATTAAGGGTGAATTAATTGGTAGAGGCTCGTTTGGTGCGGTATATTTAGCATTGAATGTCACTACTGGTGAAATGTTAGCAGTTAAACAAGTAATTGTTCCTAATGATTTTCAGAATGGATCCCCTAAAGTGTCTGAAGGGATTGATGCTTTGCATAAAGAAGTTGAAACTATGAAAGATTTAGATCACCTTAACATTGTTCAGTATTTAGGCTTTGAGCAGAAAAAGAACATTTATAGCTTATTCTTGGAATATGTTGCTGGTGGTTCAATAGCATCATGCATGAAATCTTTTGGAAGGTTTGAAGAGCCACTTATCAAGTTTATAATTAAGCAAGTTTTGCTTGGTCTAGAATACTTACATTCGAATGGTATTTTACATCGTGATTTGAAAGCTGATAATTTGCTCTTAGAGATCGATGGAACGTGTAAAATATCGGACTTTGGCATATCTAAAAAGTCCAAGGATATTTATGTTAATAATGCTGAGATGTCCATGCAAGGTACAGTTTTCTGGATGGCACCAGAAGTTATTGATAGTATTGTTGCTGATAAAAAGCAAGGGTATAGTGCTAAAGTAGATATTTGGTCATTAGGATGTGTTGTACTAGAAATGTTTGCAGGTAAAAGGCCATGGTCAAATGAAGCAGTGGTAAGTGcaatttataaaattggTAAGACTAAATTAGCTCCACCTATACCTGACGATATTACTCATTTGATTTCTGATGAAGCGAGGTCATTTATTGGAAGATGTTTCACAATTGATCCGGAAGAGAGACCAACCGCTAGAGATCTCTTGGGAGACCCATTCATCAGTAATGAATCCAAATTCTCGTTCGAAACTACCAGATTAGCACAAATGATCAAAGACAATTACaagaaatacaatatcTAA
- a CDS encoding mitochondrial 54S ribosomal protein YmL49 (similar to uniprot|P40858 Saccharomyces cerevisiae YJL096w MRPL49 Mitochondrial ribosomal protein of the large subunit), producing MFRLAVPTLRSRGIASTYPNLFIRTLSGTSQTTPINKQIPDLTTLKLDSIGSDSLYAIFKLHNIPYLVTKGDKIVLPFKLKEAEVGDSLILNDVVTLGSPEFTYNDDSGIPKELFDLKANVVEITREPYYEVYRKKQRCRRLKTFPVQNYQTILMINELKLK from the coding sequence ATGTTTCGTTTGGCAGTACCTACATTGAGAAGTAGGGGCATAGCTTCCACTTATcctaatttatttattcgtACTTTGTCTGGAACATCGCAAACCACTCCAATTAACAAACAAATACCAGACTTAACTACGTTGAAATTGGATTCAATCGGATCTGATAGTTTATACGCAATCTTCAAACTCCATAATATCCCATACTTGGTAACCAAAGGAGATAAGATAGTGTTACCATTCAAATTAAAGGAAGCTGAAGTGGGAGATctgttgatattgaatgATGTTGTTACATTAGGGTCGCCAGAATTCACATATAACGATGACAGTGGAATACCAAAGGAGTTATTTGACTTGAAAGCAAACGTCGTTGAAATCACAAGAGAGCCATATTATGAAGTCTACAGAAAGAAACAAAGATGCAGAAGATTAAAGACATTTCCTGTTCAAAATTACCAAACCATTTTGATGATTAACGagttgaagttgaaataa
- a CDS encoding DEHA2C17358p (similar to uniprot|P40856 Saccharomyces cerevisiae YJL098w SAP185 or uniprot|P36123 Saccharomyces cerevisiae YKR028w SAP190), with the protein MSGSFWKFSNGLSSLSNISTLLENHTNDQESNNSSNSQTYDLLLKLMEENDLLQELLSNNSMLLEFLREDEVLSLLVDLVVEEGNIDDSLSTDVSKLKLYTKESDSRIEEKENGKDIPTGNKTNDKRDTLGKKAHDIDNVEEKKHEKDDEDVKQDDEDDENEEGEDDDDEENAETDTETDEDRAVRHATLAAEILSADVWSLTDTVMESTENLNKLWSVLDSKKPLSINLSTYFMKIMEHLLDMKCDEMITYLIDNQPNLVKKFINHLSNPPLMDFLLKLISTDKPDNSTGIIDFLQNQDFITHLINSLDITGDENASENYDILLVKQSSAADFLKALITISANSTTDNSTIGPNELTRELVSYDQMDRLCKIMLKGGYALANGVGIIIEIIRKNNSDYDILPVLYITLESHPPTGRDPIYLGHLLTIFGNKIEDFNKLLMNENSSTNSILKTPFGEIKPLGFERFKICELIAELLHCSNMALLNDNKGFDVVKERDILRNKMKEFDPVSFKYNEVIVLPNDESGNDNKTDSENNNDAKNSRHNNEDDDFANDTIDSFNSKLNPDNDTMIQYQNPDQDDEEEPHANANLSEEQIRANPVIGDFLKISLYDTQIISNILSMFFQFPWNNFLHNVVFDIVQQVLNGSMDIGFNKFLAIDLFHYGDITNKIIEGQKLCTDFEDNHNGLRLGFMGHLTLIAEEVVKFIQLYPTHTLSELIDAKVEDEIWEEYVSHVLYDTREKYNAILGGGEEDEEDEDASNTFDEGTGEIIEQNDFKPGLLLDPKTDHDIIGSGFEESSKDDGHYEEDKHHENADTIKSNSSDESSEDDDDHFTNYMSQQLTNTASTEISSSVKSPIDEESSEKKNLLKKVPGDINIQPDNDEMETDEYIDPNDDGLSYKKSHPLYDAKGSLLSASSREDDEISSEDSSSSSSDSDDEIILDDDNESKVNEKGTSGNKLSRSASRS; encoded by the coding sequence ATGTCGGGCtctttttggaaatttaGTAATGGACTTTCGTCATTGTCAAACATATCGACCCTTTTAGAAAATCATACAAATGATCaagaatcaaataattcttcgaattctCAGAcatatgatttattattgaaattgatggaagaaaatgatttgTTACAAGAATTGTTgtccaataattctatgttattagaatttttgaGGGAGGACGAAGTTTTGAGCTTATTAGTTGATTTAGTTGTTGAAGAAGGAAACATTGACGATTCTTTAAGCACAGATGTGAgtaaattgaaattgtaCACCAAGGAGTCTGATTCAAGAATCGAGGAGAAAGAAAATGGCAAGGATATACCTACAGGAAATAAGACAAATGACAAGAGGGACACTTTAGGCAAGAAGGCGCAcgatattgataatgtcgaagaaaagaaacacgaaaaagatgatgaagacgtGAAAcaggatgatgaagatgatgaaaacgaagaaggtgaagatgatgacgaCGAGGAAAATGCAGAAACCGACACCGAGACTGATGAAGACAGAGCAGTTCGTCATGCGACGTTAGCAGCGGAAATCTTGAGTGCTGATGTGTGGTCGTTGACAGACACTGTTATGGAATCCACTGAGAACTTGAATAAGTTATGGTCAGTTTTGGATTCAAAAAAGCCTCTTTCGATCAACTTGTCAACTTACTTCATGAAAATTATGGAGCATTTATTAGACATGAAATGTGACGAGATGATTACATATCTTATAGATAACCAACCTAATTTGGtaaagaaatttataaatCACTTATCGAATCCACCTTTGATGGATTTCCTTCTTAAGTTAATCTCAACTGATAAACCTGATAACTCAACaggaattattgatttcttgcAGAATCAAGATTTCATCACGcatttaattaattcgCTCGATATTACTGGTGATGAGAACGCATCAGAGAATTATGACATTTTGTTAGTCAAACAGTCATCTGCAGCAGATTTTTTAAAGGCGTTAATTACCATTTCAGCTAATTCAACAACAGATAACTCAACTATTGGACCTAATGAATTGACACGAGAGTTAGTTTCGTATGACCAAATGGACCGTTTGTGTAAAATAATGTTAAAAGGTGGTTATGCCTTAGCTAATGGTGTCGGTATtattatagaaataatcaGGAAAAACAATTCGGACTATGACATTTTGCCTGTTTTATATATTACTCTAGAAAGTCACCCTCCTACTGGTAGAGACCCGATCTACTTGGGTCACTTGCTTACGATATTTGgcaataaaattgaagatttcaataaattattaatgaatgaaaACAGCAGCACAAATTCCATATTAAAAACTCCATTTGGTGAAATAAAACCGCTAGGATTTGAAAGGTTTAAGATTTGTGAATTGATAGCCGAATTATTGCACTGTTCAAATATggcattattgaatgacAATAAGGGTTTTGACGTCGTTAAGGAGCGAGATATATTGAGGAATAAGATGAAAGAGTTTGATCCTGTTAGCTTCAAATACAACGAAGTTATTGTCTTGCCTAATGATGAAAGTGGTAATGACAATAAGACAGATagtgaaaataataatgacgCGAAGAATTCTCGTCATAacaatgaagatgatgatttcgCTAATGATACAATAGATTCATTTAACTCTAAACTCAATCCTGATAATGACACCatgattcaatatcaaaatccAGATCAagacgacgaagaagaacCTCATGCAAATGCAAATTTGTCAGAAGAACAAATAAGAGCAAACCCTGTTATTGGTGACTTCTTAAAAATATCGTTATATGATACACAGattatttccaatattttatcaatgTTTTTTCAATTCCCATGGAATAATTTCTTGCATAATGTTGTTTTCGATATAGTGCAGCAAGTATTGAATGGTTCGATGGATATTggatttaataaatttcttgcgattgatttatttcattatgGTGATATTACgaacaaaattattgaaggtCAAAAGCTTTGCactgattttgaagataacCACAATGGTTTGAGACTAGGCTTTATGGGGCACTTAACTTTGATCGCTGAGGAAGTGGTgaaattcattcaattataCCCTACGCATACCTTGAGTGAATTAATTGACGCTAAggttgaagatgaaatttgGGAGGAATATGTTAGTCATGTATTATATGATACAAGAGAGAAGTATAACGCAATTTTAGGTGgtggtgaagaagatgaagaggaCGAGGATGCATCCAACACCTTTGATGAAGGTACTGGTGAAATAATTGAGcaaaatgatttcaaaCCAGGCTTACTTCTTGATCCAAAAACTGACCATGATATAATAGGAAGTGGTTTTGAAGAGAGTAGCAAAGACGATGGACATTATGAAGAGGATAAACACCATGAGAATGCAGATACAATAAAGTCAAATTCAAGTGACGAATCGtctgaagatgatgatgaccATTTCACAAACTACATGTCACAACAACTTACAAATACAGCGTCTACAGAAATCCTGTCTTCGGTCAAATCTCCGATCGACGAAGAGTCTTctgaaaagaaaaatttactCAAAAAAGTTCCAGgtgatataaatattcaaccCGACAATGATGAAATGGAAACAGATGAATATATTGACCCCAATGATGATGGTTTATCGTATAAGAAATCACACCCTCTATATGATGCCAAGGGATCATTACTCAGTGCGTCCAGTCgtgaagatgatgaaatatctAGTGAAGATTCTAGTTCCAGTTCGTCCGACAGcgatgatgaaataattcttgatgatgataacgAAAGTAAAGTTAATGAGAAGGGGACTAGCggtaataaattatctagATCTGCAAGTAGAAGTTGA
- a CDS encoding DEHA2C17380p (highly similar to CA4436|IPF13868 Candida albicans), whose product MCRFMIYKGREPMVLSDLLTKPAHSIINQSFDSRLRIDMRNPINGDGFGVGYYSPKNQPCIFKAITPAWNNVNLNNLSMCTESHLVFGHVRASTQGVLAETNCHPFSFGKIMFMHNGGISSFNLIKKKLINHLDDQFFLYIQGSTDSECCFALFLDTLLKMGYNPSDNSTSFTHTILRQALLTTIELIKNWQTHTTNEPSLMNFAVTDGESIVISRYITSKTDEAASLHFSTGSKFFEYEPGLFKMERLNRSQDVIFVASEPLTFERGDWICVPTNSTITITKNNTVLMHPIDDEFYDGGMIERSSGLAMSKGLMGGVPTKSHNESGISMENEVDSSIADLPPLEREGRKTNSESAIV is encoded by the coding sequence ATGTGTCGTTTCATGATATATAAGGGCCGTGAGCCCATGGTACTATCAGATTTATTAACAAAACCAGCACATTCTATTATTAACCAATCTTTTGATTCTAGACTAAGGATTGATATGCGGAACCCCATAAATGGAGATGGGTTTGGTGTTGGGTACTATTCGCCGAAAAATCAACCATGCATATTTAAGGCGATAACGCCGGCATGGAACAATGTCAATTTGAACAACTTGTCTATGTGTACTGAGTCACACTTGGTGTTTGGACATGTTAGGGCATCGACGCAGGGGGTATTGGCAGAAACTAACTGTCATCCATTTTCATTCGGGAAGATAATGTTTATGCATAACGGGGGTATTCTGTCGTTTAACttaatcaagaaaaagCTAATTAATCACTTGGAtgatcaattttttctttatatcCAAGGATCAACCGATTCCGAATGCTGTTTTGCACTCTTTTTGGATACCTTGTTAAAGATGGGCTATAATCCTTCTGACAATTCAACAAGTTTCACACATACAATCTTGAGACAAGCATTACTTACAACGATAGAACTTATAAAGAATTGGCAAACCCACACAACTAATGAACCatcattaatgaattttgCGGTTACAGATGGAGAGCTGATCGTGATAAGTCGTTATATTACGTCCAAAACAGACGAAGCGGCATCGCTTCACTTCAGTACGGGATCTAAGTTCTTTGAATATGAACCAGGATTATTTAAAATGGAAAGGTTGAATAGATCCCAAGACGTTATCTTTGTTGCAAGTGAACCATTGACCTTTGAGAGAGGTGATTGGATTTGCGTGCCAACAAATTCTACAATTACTATAACCAAGAATAATACGGTTTTAATGCATCCAATTGACGATGAATTTTATGATGGCGGCATGATTGAGAGATCATCAGGGTTGGCTATGAGTAAGGGTTTAATGGGCGGTGTTCCAACTAAGAGTCACAACGAATCAGGAATATCGATGGAGAATGAAGtagattcttcaattgcCGATTTACCTCCTCTAGAAAGAGAAGGACGGAAAACAAATTCAGAGTCAGCGATCGTctaa
- a CDS encoding DEHA2C17402p (similar to uniprot|Q9UVI8 Candida albicans ykr049) produces the protein MSLFRSLQNSPATISIFHNNKVSLSNELYSVLDKAYYKLNDDKNYFQVDLMANKMPTYDQFLLITNSCLKDRASKSALRNCYPFMYGKKSGEINNKITVESPIRPNNGDPNGLNVFSEGEYAMIYESFNKLIETKEPDVNPSDIFQAPLIVDWDQCLIAADKEGLSSILSKYGG, from the coding sequence atGTCACTCTTCAGAAGCTTACAAAACTCTCCTGCTACAATCAGTATatttcataataataaagtatCACTTTCCAATGAATTGTACCTGGTTTTGGATAAAGCGTActataaattgaatgacGATAAGAACTATTTCCAGGTTGATCTCATGGCTAATAAAATGCCAACATATGACCAATTCCTTTTGATAACCAACAGCTGTTTGAAAGATAGAGCTAGTAAGCTGGCGTTGAGGAATTGCTATCCATTTATGTACGGTAAGAAATCTGGCGAGATCAACAATAAGATTACTGTTGAGTCGCCAATCCGTCCGAATAACGGCGATCCAAATGGATTAAACGTATTTAGCGAAGGTGAATATGCCATGATTTACGAATCGttcaacaaattgattgaaacAAAGGAACCAGACGTTAATCCGTCTGACATATTCCAAGCACCATTGATTGTAGACTGGGACCAATGCTTAATTGCAGCAGATAAAGAAGGATTATCTAGCATTTTGAGTAAGTACGGGGGTTAA
- a CDS encoding DEHA2C17424p (similar to uniprot|Q9UVJ0 Candida albicans yjl097b), which produces MPNSVFVDKYLALYNVISASLWCVILFQTLRDAIIFLNYDSDITSAAECVYISHSYIDYPHKTLVLVQAFNAVVEISNTLLGIVKSSIPTVLLQFLARLLITVGISYYIPGSKGNFHFLSYTSLSLAWSVTEVIRYSFFSAKLVKNDIPYSLLWLRYSTFFVLYPAGLFSESYVVYLSLDSVRGSGYYWFLIFALTMYIPGFVVLYGYMIKQRKKVLNVKNAKKLQ; this is translated from the coding sequence ATGCCTAATTCCGTGTTTGTGGACAAATACCTAGCACTTTACAATGTGATCTCGGCTTCGCTCTGGTGTGTCATTTTATTTCAGACTTTACGTGATGCgattatttttttgaattatgaTTCTGATATTACGTCTGCCGCAGAATGTGTTTACATTTCACACAGCTATATTGATTACCCTCATAAGACTCTTGTCTTGGTTCAAGCTTTCAATGCTGTTGTCGAGATTTCCAACACATTATTGGGGATTGTCAAATCTTCTATTCCGACTGTATTATTACAGTTTTTAGCCAGGTTATTGATCACTGTTGGCATAAGCTACTATATTCCCGGTTCTAAAggaaattttcattttttgagCTATACATCTTTATCGTTAGCGTGGTCAGTAACAGAAGTTATCAGATATAGTTTTTTTTCGGCCAAATTAGTCAAGAACGACATTCCTTATAGCCTACTTTGGCTACGTTATTCTACGTTTTTCGTATTGTACCCAGCTGGCTTATTCAGTGAACTGTATGTGGTTTATTTGAGTTTGGACTCTGTACGTGGGTCCGGCTATTATTGGTTTCTAATTTTTGCTCTCACTATGTACATTCCAGGATTTGTCGTATTATATGGATATATGATtaaacaaagaaagaaagtCTTGAATGTCAAAAATGCTAAAAAGTTACAAtga